The following proteins are co-located in the Conyzicola lurida genome:
- the crcB gene encoding fluoride efflux transporter CrcB, with the protein MTPLLALAVVLTGAAAAVVRYLVSLAFAGRRLPWAVFTVNVVGSLIGGAVLGLSERAAVSDDLRLVLLTGLCGGLTTFSTFSVETVELVQAGRTRVAALSVAANVVCGIGVATLAYLVAR; encoded by the coding sequence GTGACCCCGCTGCTGGCCCTCGCCGTCGTGCTGACCGGCGCCGCCGCCGCCGTCGTGCGCTACCTCGTCTCCTTGGCATTCGCCGGGCGGCGCCTGCCGTGGGCGGTGTTCACCGTCAACGTCGTCGGATCGCTCATCGGGGGCGCGGTGCTCGGGCTCTCCGAACGGGCCGCGGTCTCGGACGACCTGCGGCTCGTGCTGCTGACCGGGCTCTGCGGCGGGCTCACCACTTTCAGCACGTTCAGCGTCGAGACGGTCGAGCTCGTGCAGGCCGGGCGCACCCGGGTGGCAGCCCTGAGCGTCGCCGCCAACGTCGTGTGCGGAATCGGGGTCGCCACGCTGGCGTATCTGGTGGCGCGCTAG
- a CDS encoding fluoride efflux transporter FluC — translation MGWRSLLAVLAGGILGTGLRLGIDTLVTQPLSTLVINVVGAFALGLLVSRVWPTARDWVRAGLGPGLLGSFTTFSAFAVTLVSLGASDEWMTALAYLVATLVLGLAGAWAGLRLGRRGSAVTR, via the coding sequence ATGGGCTGGCGGTCGCTACTCGCCGTCCTCGCGGGCGGCATCCTCGGCACGGGCCTGCGCCTCGGCATCGACACGCTCGTCACGCAGCCGCTCTCCACCCTCGTGATCAACGTGGTCGGGGCGTTCGCGCTCGGGCTGCTCGTATCCCGCGTCTGGCCGACCGCCCGTGACTGGGTGCGGGCGGGCCTCGGCCCCGGGCTGCTCGGGTCGTTCACCACGTTCTCGGCGTTCGCCGTGACGCTGGTCTCGCTCGGGGCGTCAGACGAGTGGATGACGGCGCTGGCGTACCTCGTGGCGACACTCGTTCTCGGGCTCGCCGGGGCGTGGGCGGGCCTGCGGCTCGGCCGGCGCGGCTCCGCGGTGACACGGTGA
- a CDS encoding amino acid permease: MTTDGRSPKRWLIGEPLPSEKLEGQLLPKHLALPIFASDPLSSVAYAPQELLLILTLGGLAFLSFAPWVAAAVVILLVVVVASYRQLIKAYPSGGGDYEVAHKNLGEKAGLVVASALLVDYILTVAVSVASGVDNIISAFPELNPLRVEMAVGFIIVLAAINLRGVAESSKAFALPTYLFIGSVGVMIVTGLVRLALGDPAIAESSQYTVDHQSPTQIAFVLLLLRAFASGCSALTGVEAIANGVPAFRRPKVKNAQRTLVLMGGIAIVLFIGVVTLALTSQVHYAESACDLQGWAACATDPQLSVMAQIAAAVFGGNTVMFFVIQATTALVLLLAANTAFNGFPLLGSVLARDKYAPKSLSTRGDRLVYSNGVLALGFVAAVILIAYQANLTQLIQLYIIGVFVSFTLGQTGMVVHWTRMLREGCANPAQVYRSRLINATGAILTATVLVIVTITKFTHGAWLVFAIMPVLYLVMLRINRYYGKVERDIAVDNTTEFGSSGDHAIVLVGKMQKPTLKALDYAIAARHESLEAVHVSIDEDESLRLEQQWAEQEIGVPLRIIASPYRDISMPLIKYIKMHREEHGSEIVTVYTPQYIVGHWWESLLHNHKARRIRHKLLLCPGVTVALVPWLLDSTRALYNRPQRPLPGQTRRGEPVRVIQRKALPPAKLPSHK; the protein is encoded by the coding sequence GTGACTACCGATGGACGGTCGCCGAAGCGTTGGCTTATCGGCGAACCTCTGCCCTCTGAGAAGCTCGAGGGGCAACTACTTCCCAAACATTTGGCGCTCCCGATTTTTGCGAGCGACCCCCTCTCGTCTGTGGCGTACGCGCCGCAGGAGCTGCTGCTGATCCTGACGCTCGGCGGACTCGCGTTCCTGTCGTTCGCACCCTGGGTCGCGGCCGCCGTGGTGATCCTGCTCGTGGTGGTCGTGGCGTCGTACCGCCAGCTGATCAAGGCCTACCCGTCGGGCGGCGGCGACTACGAGGTGGCGCACAAGAACCTCGGCGAGAAGGCCGGCCTCGTCGTGGCCTCCGCGCTGCTCGTCGACTACATCCTCACCGTGGCCGTCTCGGTCGCCAGCGGCGTGGACAACATCATCTCCGCTTTCCCCGAGCTCAACCCGTTGCGGGTCGAGATGGCGGTGGGCTTCATCATCGTGCTCGCGGCGATCAACCTGCGCGGCGTCGCCGAGTCGAGCAAGGCGTTCGCCCTGCCCACCTATCTGTTCATCGGCAGCGTCGGCGTCATGATCGTCACGGGTCTCGTGCGCCTGGCGCTCGGTGACCCGGCCATCGCCGAGTCGTCGCAGTACACGGTCGATCACCAGAGCCCCACGCAGATCGCCTTCGTGCTGCTTCTGCTGCGCGCGTTCGCCAGCGGCTGTAGCGCGCTCACGGGCGTCGAGGCGATCGCCAACGGCGTGCCCGCCTTCCGCCGCCCCAAGGTGAAGAACGCGCAGCGCACCCTCGTGCTGATGGGCGGCATCGCCATCGTCCTGTTCATCGGCGTCGTCACCCTCGCCCTCACCAGCCAGGTGCACTACGCCGAGAGCGCCTGCGACCTGCAGGGCTGGGCAGCGTGCGCGACCGACCCGCAGTTGAGCGTCATGGCGCAGATCGCCGCGGCGGTCTTCGGCGGCAACACCGTCATGTTCTTCGTGATCCAGGCCACGACCGCGCTCGTGCTGCTGCTCGCCGCCAACACGGCGTTCAACGGGTTCCCGCTGCTCGGCTCGGTGCTCGCCCGCGACAAGTACGCGCCCAAGTCGCTCTCCACCCGCGGCGACCGGCTGGTCTACTCGAACGGCGTGCTCGCTCTCGGGTTCGTGGCCGCCGTCATCCTGATCGCGTACCAGGCCAACCTCACGCAGCTGATCCAGCTCTACATCATCGGCGTCTTCGTCAGCTTCACTCTCGGCCAGACCGGCATGGTCGTGCACTGGACGAGGATGCTGCGCGAGGGCTGTGCCAACCCCGCCCAGGTCTACAGATCCCGTCTGATCAACGCCACGGGCGCCATCCTCACCGCCACCGTCCTGGTGATCGTGACCATCACCAAGTTCACCCACGGCGCCTGGCTCGTCTTCGCCATCATGCCGGTGCTATACCTCGTGATGCTGCGGATCAACCGCTACTACGGCAAGGTCGAGCGCGACATCGCCGTCGACAACACCACCGAGTTCGGCTCGAGCGGCGACCACGCCATCGTCCTGGTCGGCAAGATGCAGAAGCCGACGCTGAAGGCGCTCGACTACGCGATCGCCGCCCGCCACGAATCGCTCGAGGCCGTGCACGTGTCGATCGACGAGGACGAGTCGCTGCGGCTCGAGCAGCAGTGGGCCGAACAGGAGATCGGGGTGCCGCTGCGCATCATCGCGTCGCCGTACCGCGACATCAGCATGCCGCTGATCAAGTACATCAAGATGCACCGCGAAGAGCACGGCTCGGAGATCGTCACGGTCTACACGCCGCAGTACATCGTCGGGCACTGGTGGGAGAGCCTCCTCCACAACCACAAAGCGCGGCGCATCCGCCACAAGCTGCTGCTGTGCCCGGGCGTCACCGTGGCGCTCGTGCCATGGTTGCTGGACTCGACGCGCGCGCTCTACAACCGCCCGCAGCGCCCGTTGCCCGGACAGACCCGTCGCGGCGAGCCGGTGCGCGTGATCCAGCGCAAGGCGCTGCCGCCGGCCAAGCTGCCCTCCCACAAGTAA
- a CDS encoding PadR family transcriptional regulator — MTPPVFAHGHLRLYLLSLLADAPMHGYEVIQALEERFGGTYVPSAGTIYPRLAKLEEDGLVSKAADGRKTVYAITDAGRAELLARAGELDGIEDGVTDSVRRLADDVRSSVNSAMKTLRADLASAAREARTEAKVAGRTIRADAKPVQVENRNQLANAEVAINEFRLEMRAKLRKQVTGGQLSDETVAALTAGLAEVRARVEETLGR, encoded by the coding sequence GTGACGCCCCCCGTCTTCGCGCACGGCCACCTGCGCCTCTACCTGCTGAGCCTGCTGGCCGATGCGCCCATGCACGGGTACGAGGTGATTCAGGCTCTCGAAGAGCGGTTCGGCGGAACCTACGTGCCGAGCGCCGGCACGATCTACCCGCGGCTCGCAAAGCTCGAAGAAGACGGCCTGGTGTCGAAGGCCGCCGACGGCCGCAAGACCGTCTATGCGATTACGGATGCCGGCAGGGCAGAACTCCTCGCACGCGCTGGCGAGCTCGACGGCATCGAAGACGGCGTCACGGACTCGGTGAGGCGACTGGCCGACGACGTGAGGTCGTCGGTCAACTCGGCGATGAAGACGCTGCGCGCCGACCTCGCCTCCGCGGCGCGCGAGGCACGCACCGAGGCGAAGGTCGCGGGCCGCACGATCCGAGCCGACGCCAAGCCGGTGCAGGTCGAGAACCGCAACCAGCTGGCGAACGCCGAGGTGGCGATCAACGAGTTCCGGCTCGAGATGCGGGCGAAGCTGCGCAAGCAGGTCACCGGCGGCCAGCTCAGCGACGAGACCGTCGCCGCGCTGACCGCGGGACTCGCCGAGGTGCGGGCCCGGGTCGAGGAGACCCTCGGGCGGTGA